In the Nicotiana tabacum cultivar K326 chromosome 16, ASM71507v2, whole genome shotgun sequence genome, one interval contains:
- the LOC142170432 gene encoding uncharacterized protein LOC142170432, whose amino-acid sequence MANTQNTRVAGALPSDIEKNPQVNAVMLRNGRELVEVPKKKKEQSGLEEERVPKFVEIHLNIPLVDMLREVPKDAKYIKDIVENKNRLTEFETIILTEECTCRIQHKLSQKHKDPGSFTIPVRIDEIDLVYRSYVYPKGVIEDVLLQIGKFIFPIDFIILDYEADELVPIILG is encoded by the exons ATGGCTAACACTCAAAATACTAGAGTTGCTGGAGCTCTCCCAAGTGATATAGAGAAAAATCCTCAAGTCAATGCAGTGATGTTGAGAAATGGGAGAGAGTTGGTAGAAGTGCCTAAGAAGAAAAAGGAGCAGTCTGGGCTCGAAGAAGAAAGAGTGCCAAAATTTGTAGAG ATACACTTGAACATCCCTTTGGTGGACATGCTCCGTGAAGTTCCAAAAGATGCAAAATATATCAAGGATATAGTAGAAAATAAGAATAGGTTAACTGAGTTTGAGACCATCatacttactgaggagtgcacttgcAGGATTCAACATAAGCTTTCACAAAAGCATAAGGATCCGGGTAGTTTTACCATCCCCGTGAGGATTGATGAAATTGAT TTAGTTTATAGATCTTATGTTTATCCTAAAGGGGTAATTGAGGATGTCTTGCTGCAGATTGGGAAGTTTATTTTCCCTATAGATTTTATCATCCTGGACTATGAGGCTGATGAGTTAGTTCCTATCATCTTGGGATGA
- the LOC142170433 gene encoding uncharacterized protein LOC142170433: MGTITKRHEMPLHGIIEVEIFDVWRIDFMGPFPSSSGCMYILVAVDYVSKWVEAIALPTNDVKVVVNFVKKHIFTKFDTPRVIISDGGTYLCNKLLNNVLAKYKTVSASRKDWAAKLDNALWAYRTSYKTPIGTSPYELYEHKAYWAIKKLNFDADLAGRKRLMQLNEFDEFHLHAYENAKLYKEKTKCWHDKHMQHREFEPGQLVLLFNSRLRLSSGKLKSRWSGPFEVVRVTPHGAIELHVIGGERTFLVNGQRVKHCYVGDFDRQKAKVLLAND, translated from the exons ATGGGAACAATTACGAAAAGACATGAGATGCCATTGCATGGTATTATAGAGGTTGAAATCTTTGATGTCTGGagaattgattttatgggtccattTCCCTCATCCAGTGGGTGTATGTACATTTTGGTGGCCGTTGACTATGTGTcgaagtgggtggaggccattgctcttcctaccaATGATGTCAAGGTTGTTGTCAACTTTGTGAAAaagcatatttttacaaaattcgaCACCCCGAGAGTGATTATAAGTGATGGGGGAACCTATTTATGTAACAAGCTTTTGAACAATGTCTTAGCAAAATATAAG ACGGTTAGTGCAAGTAGGAAAGATTGGGCTGCAAAGCTTGATAATGCTCTATGGGCATACCGGACTTCCTACAAAACTCCAATTGGAACCTCTCCGTACGAGCTCTATGAGCACAAGGCCTATTGGGCGATAAAGAAGCTGAACTTTGATGCAGATTTAGCGGGTAGAAAGCGGTTGATGCAATTGAACGAGTTTGATGAGTTTCACTTGCACGCGTATGAGAATGCCAAGTTATATAAGGAAAAGACCAAGTgttggcatgataagcatatgcAACATCGTGAGTTCGAACCGGGCcaattggttctcttgttcaattcaagGTTGAGACTCTCTTCAGGGAAGCTCAAATCGAGATGGTCCGGCCCGTTTGAGGTAGTGAGAGTGACTCCACATGGTGCAATTGAGCTGCACGTCATAGGTGGTGAGAGAACGTTTTTAGTGAACGGACAAAGAGTAAAGCACTGTTACGTAGGTGACTTTGATCGTCAAAAGGCAAAGGTGTTACTTGCCAATGACTAG